CGAATCCTACCGTAGTTCACGCGGCGGCCGTTTACGATCACAAGACCGTAGAGGGTCACTCGCTCCAGGGCCACCACCTGGCCTCTGCGCTTTTCCCAGTGGGGCTCCTCATAGGAGGACCGGCAGAGGTGTTTTCCGAATTCCTCGATCCATTCGGGTTGAACCTGGGCGGCCGTACGTGCAAAAAGCCGGGACGTCTGGACCAGTTCGGCGGCGACGATCCATTCCCCGCCCCGGTTGAAGAGGCCTGAGCCTGGAAAGAGCATGACCTTGCGGCCCTTGGTTCCGAGGTAGAGGTTCTTTTCCTTCTTCACGGCGATGTTGCTGAGGAATCCGCTGGTAACGGCCCGATGGACGGCCTCGTAACTCACGCCGGGAGGTTCGTCCTGAAGGCGGAATCCTCGAATTTCTTTCAATATCTCCACGATCTCGTCGTGCACATCCCGCCATTCGCGCACGCGCCGGTAGGAAAGGAAGTTGTCTTTGCAGAACCTTCGAAGCGCCCCTTGGGAGGGCGCCTGGCGCCATTGATCTTCGCAGGCTCTCCAGATGTTGAGCAGCGTGACGAAATCGGAACGCCGGTCGCGGAAGGCGGCGTGGGCCTGGTCCGCCTGGGCTTCCTTTTCGGCGGGCCTCTCCCTGGGATCCTGAACGCTCAGCGCGGCGCACAGGACGATCATGGGCCGGAGCGCCCCTTCCTCGCGAGCCTGCAGGAGCATGCGCGAGAGCCGGGGGTCCAGGGGAAAGCGGGCCATGAGGCGCCCCATGGGGGTGAGCCGGTCCCGATCGTCGATGGCTCCCAATTCCCGGAGGACCGCGAAACCGTCTTTTACGGCCTGGGGGGCCGGCGGGTCCAGAAACGGGAAATCCCGGACGTCGCCCAAATTCATGGCGAGCATCCGAAGGATCACCTCGGCCAGGTTCGACCGCTGGATTTCAGGGGGAGTGAACGCGGGGCGCGCCTGGTAGTCTTCTTCGGCATAGAGCCGGATGCAGATCCCCGGCCCGACCCGCCCGCAGCGGCCCTTGCGCTGGTCGGCACTGGCCCGTGAGATGGAAACGACCGGAAGGCCTTCCGTCCGTGTCCTGGGGTTGTACTGGGAAAGGCGTGCGAGGCCTGTATCCACCACGTAACGGATGCCCGGAATCGTGATGGAGGTTTCCGCCACGTTGGTGGCGACCACAATTTTTTCGCCGGAAACAGGGCGAAAGATCCGCTGCTGGTCGGCTCCCGCGAGCCGGCCGAAAAGCGGCAAGACCTCAGTGTGCGGAAAACGCCTCTCTTCCAAGCGTGCCACCGTTTCCCGGATGTCGCTTTCCGTGGGCATGAAGACGAGCACATCGCCCCGGCAGCCGGACCGCTTCAGTTCCACTACCGCTTCGACCGCCTGGTCCACCGGAGTGTCTTCCCCTTCTTCGCCGCTACCGGGCGCCGGCGGCCGGTAGCGTACTTCCACCGGGTAGGTTCGGCCGGAGACTTCGATCATGGGGGCCCCGCCGAAGGCCTCGGAAAACCTTTCGGGGTCGATGGTGGCTGAGGTGACGATGACCTTGAGGTCCGGTCGCTGCGGCAGGGTCCGGCGGAGCATCCCCAGGAGGAAGTCGATGTTGAGGCTGCGCTCGTGGGCTTCGTCGATAATCAGTGTGTCGTAGGCTCGAAACAGCCGATCTCGCTGGGCTTCGGCCAGCAGGATGCCGTCGGTCATGAACTTGATGCGGGTGGTCCTCGAAGTGCGGTCCTGGAAGCGTATCTTGTAGCCCACCAGGGAGGCGCCTTTTTCGCCCAGTTCCTCCGCCACACGCCGGGCGAGGGTCACCGCGGCGATCCGACGCGGCTGGGTGATCCCGATGAAACCCGCCCGCCCCCGGCCCGCTTCCAGGCACATCTTGGGAATCTGAGTGCTCTTTCCGGAACCCGTGTCGCCGGTCACCACCACCACCTGGTGGTCCAGGATCGCCCGGACGATAACGTCCCTTCGATCCGTGATGGGCAGATCCACCGGGTATCGAAGATGTGAGATGTTCCATTCCGACATGCTGTCTATGGAAAAAGGCTCCACGTTCTCAACGGGCGAT
This is a stretch of genomic DNA from Desulfoglaeba alkanexedens ALDC. It encodes these proteins:
- the hrpA gene encoding ATP-dependent RNA helicase HrpA translates to MSEWNISHLRYPVDLPITDRRDVIVRAILDHQVVVVTGDTGSGKSTQIPKMCLEAGRGRAGFIGITQPRRIAAVTLARRVAEELGEKGASLVGYKIRFQDRTSRTTRIKFMTDGILLAEAQRDRLFRAYDTLIIDEAHERSLNIDFLLGMLRRTLPQRPDLKVIVTSATIDPERFSEAFGGAPMIEVSGRTYPVEVRYRPPAPGSGEEGEDTPVDQAVEAVVELKRSGCRGDVLVFMPTESDIRETVARLEERRFPHTEVLPLFGRLAGADQQRIFRPVSGEKIVVATNVAETSITIPGIRYVVDTGLARLSQYNPRTRTEGLPVVSISRASADQRKGRCGRVGPGICIRLYAEEDYQARPAFTPPEIQRSNLAEVILRMLAMNLGDVRDFPFLDPPAPQAVKDGFAVLRELGAIDDRDRLTPMGRLMARFPLDPRLSRMLLQAREEGALRPMIVLCAALSVQDPRERPAEKEAQADQAHAAFRDRRSDFVTLLNIWRACEDQWRQAPSQGALRRFCKDNFLSYRRVREWRDVHDEIVEILKEIRGFRLQDEPPGVSYEAVHRAVTSGFLSNIAVKKEKNLYLGTKGRKVMLFPGSGLFNRGGEWIVAAELVQTSRLFARTAAQVQPEWIEEFGKHLCRSSYEEPHWEKRRGQVVALERVTLYGLVIVNGRRVNYGRIRPKEAREIFIRSGLVEAEMPGKYGFLEHNRKLIQRIRDMEDRIRRRELLVDDEALYAFYDARLPEIADIRSFNRWLKDQGGDEVLRMSEDDLLRFRPESETLEQFPGSLDFEDMRLPLRYSFSPGDESDGVTVTVPLHLLSRLRPEPFEWVVPGLISEKVTALLRSLPKSVRRRLVPIPETVEKVLERLPFRRGDFYAELSRCLEEVSGVAVSVNEWDREGLPAHLKMRFLVVDAAGKALGSGRDLETVQELAGKRHEDRAWTEARKRWEREGITTWDFGPLPQTIELGKDAYGVMRCAYPGFVAEGRTVAVRLFDDPEKAKGATRDGLLVLYQWAFAPLLKSLRKDWVFPKDMAFMVRFMGDMKEADRRLQIYLLREIFELHDPQPPDEVRFRAKILELKDDLRRLAEQRRGEVLEVVRERYEVQRVLSGFNAKAQGNDAALERLKAVREELERLVPGDFLEHMRSSELRELPRYLKGLRIRAERAYVAPEKDRSKAARIEPFLEALSRAEAGGEAKTVQARAFLDEYRLLLEEFKISLFAPEIKTRFPVSAQRLENKWRQWEQIPH